A stretch of Gorilla gorilla gorilla isolate KB3781 chromosome 9, NHGRI_mGorGor1-v2.1_pri, whole genome shotgun sequence DNA encodes these proteins:
- the PHLDA2 gene encoding pleckstrin homology-like domain family A member 2: MKSPDEVLREGELEKRSDSLFQLWKKKRGVLTSDRLSLFPASPRARPKELRFHSILKVDCVERTGKYVYFTIVTTDHKEIDFRCAGESCWNAAIALALIDFQNRRALQDFRSRQERTAPAALAAPAEDAVAAAAAAPSEPSEPSRPSPQPKPRTP, from the coding sequence ATGAAATCCCCCGACGAGGTGCTACGCGAGGGCGAGTTGGAGAAGCGCAGCGACAGCCTCTTCCAGCTATGGAAGAAGAAGCGCGGGGTGCTCACCTCCGACCGCCTGAGCCTGTTCCCCGCCAGCCCCCGCGCGCGCCCCAAGGAGCTGCGCTTCCACTCCATCCTCAAGGTGGACTGCGTGGAGCGCACGGGCAAGTACGTGTACTTCACCATCGTCACCACCGACCACAAGGAGATCGACTTCCGCTGCGCGGGCGAGAGCTGCTGGAACGCGGCCATCGCGCTGGCGCTCATCGATTTCCAGAACCGCCGCGCCCTGCAGGACTTTCGCAGCCGCCAGGAACGCACCGCACCCGCCGCGCTCGCCGCACCCGCCGAGGACGCCGTGGCCGCCGCGGCCGCCGCACCCTCCGAGCCCTCGGAGCCCTCCAGGCCATCCCCGCAGCCCAAACCCCGCACGCCATGA